In Desulfotignum phosphitoxidans DSM 13687, a single window of DNA contains:
- the moaC gene encoding cyclic pyranopterin monophosphate synthase MoaC → MNEFTHLDNQGHVRMVDVGHKDQTLRTAVAEGNVVMHPDTLARIMDEKVKKGNVLETARIAGVMAAKKTADLIPMCHPLNITHAGIDFFFEPDTHSIRIQATVSLTGRTGVEMEALTAVSVAGLTIYDMCKSYDKGMVISTVRLISKSGGKSGTWQAKDVPENRKPSV, encoded by the coding sequence ATGAATGAATTTACCCACCTGGATAATCAGGGCCATGTGCGCATGGTGGATGTGGGACACAAGGATCAGACACTGAGAACCGCTGTGGCGGAAGGGAACGTTGTCATGCACCCGGACACACTGGCCCGGATCATGGATGAAAAAGTGAAAAAAGGCAATGTGCTGGAAACCGCCCGCATTGCCGGGGTCATGGCTGCCAAGAAAACCGCGGATCTCATCCCCATGTGTCATCCGCTGAACATCACCCATGCAGGCATTGATTTTTTTTTCGAACCCGATACGCACAGCATCAGGATTCAGGCCACCGTGTCTCTGACCGGCCGGACCGGGGTGGAAATGGAGGCATTGACCGCGGTTTCCGTGGCCGGGCTCACCATTTATGACATGTGCAAATCCTATGATAAAGGCATGGTGATATCAACCGTACGTCTGATTTCCAAATCCGGGGGAAAAAGCGGCACCTGGCAGGCAAAGGATGTCCCGGAAAACAGGAAGCCTTCGGTGTGA
- a CDS encoding ATP-binding cassette domain-containing protein: MTFTPPAYRLDNVTHFYGDKQVLDIAHLEIPKGAIIGLMGPNGSGKSTLLKILAFAMRPSSGHVWFNGTPQYPFSEAIQGKVSLVTQKPYLLKRSVFDNIAYGLKIRRPPRDLKQRVQQVMAEVGLDFDRFAYRQWHELSGGEAQRVALAARLILRPEVLLLDEPVASVDTRSAALIRKASLAARQNRGTTLVITSHDLPWLFTCSDTQLSINNGALFATGQEITIPGPYTRPHPDNPKWTRYLGDGQVIQVPPAVSTGKTAVIQRKHIRVIRPEKMDVSADNQIRGQVQSMYMTGQHGDIMTTIDAGGISFMLGIPPGQASELNLQPGMPVILAFNSWDIRWH, translated from the coding sequence ATGACTTTCACGCCACCCGCATACCGTCTGGATAACGTGACTCATTTTTACGGAGACAAGCAGGTGCTGGATATTGCCCACCTGGAAATTCCCAAAGGGGCCATCATTGGGCTCATGGGTCCCAACGGATCCGGAAAAAGCACCCTGCTCAAGATTCTGGCTTTTGCCATGCGCCCGTCCTCAGGCCATGTGTGGTTCAACGGCACACCCCAGTATCCGTTTTCTGAAGCAATCCAGGGCAAAGTCTCTCTGGTGACCCAGAAGCCCTATCTGCTGAAACGATCCGTATTCGACAATATTGCCTATGGGCTGAAAATCCGCCGCCCTCCCCGGGATCTGAAACAGCGGGTACAACAGGTCATGGCAGAGGTGGGACTGGATTTTGACCGGTTTGCATACCGCCAGTGGCATGAACTTTCCGGCGGTGAAGCCCAGCGGGTCGCCCTGGCGGCCCGCCTGATACTCCGGCCCGAGGTGCTGCTGCTGGATGAACCCGTGGCCAGCGTGGACACCCGAAGCGCAGCCCTGATCCGCAAGGCATCTCTGGCCGCCCGACAAAACCGGGGCACCACCCTGGTCATCACCAGCCATGATCTGCCCTGGCTGTTCACGTGCAGCGACACCCAGCTGTCCATCAACAATGGCGCTCTGTTTGCCACGGGCCAGGAAATCACCATTCCCGGCCCATACACCCGCCCCCACCCGGACAACCCAAAATGGACCCGGTACCTGGGGGACGGGCAGGTCATCCAGGTGCCGCCAGCGGTATCGACAGGAAAAACAGCCGTGATCCAGCGGAAACATATCCGGGTGATCCGGCCGGAAAAAATGGATGTTTCCGCAGACAACCAGATCCGGGGACAGGTGCAGTCCATGTACATGACCGGGCAGCACGGGGACATCATGACCACCATTGATGCCGGCGGTATCTCTTTTATGCTGGGCATCCCCCCGGGGCAGGCGTCTGAGCTGAATCTTCAGCCGGGCATGCCTGTCATCCTGGCGTTCAATTCCTGGGACATCCGGTGGCATTGA
- a CDS encoding DNA recombination protein RmuC — translation MLVTLENLGFLGVGFVLGVVGCALLVRITGAMAATRMKQVSDQALYQHANRFMEMADRYFKGYVREAKKDFSIQGQALRQTMDPVRQAMDQYETRLRAMEASRERTNGAVFEQLAQMGRVQHQLHLETGNLVKALRLPHVRGRWGEITLRKVAELAGMARYCDFQEQPVKGAGKGALRPDMVVTLPSNRRIVVDAKVPLMAYLDALEADNEEEKQARMADHARQVAVHINQLASKNYAAAFSPSPEFVVLFIPGENFFSAALSQQPTLIEQGVEKGVILATPTTLIALLKSVSYAWQQKEGIENAEKIRTAGMTLYRRLCAMAESMNRLGKDIDTCAASFNRAVNVMEKKVMLPARELECLGVASRKMPDISSIDPPDTGTRVFKERSDREK, via the coding sequence ATGTTGGTCACCCTGGAGAACCTGGGGTTTCTGGGGGTCGGCTTTGTTCTGGGGGTGGTGGGGTGCGCCCTTCTGGTCCGCATCACCGGGGCCATGGCCGCTACCCGGATGAAACAGGTGTCGGACCAGGCGTTGTACCAGCATGCCAACCGGTTCATGGAAATGGCGGACCGCTATTTCAAGGGCTATGTCCGGGAGGCGAAAAAAGATTTTTCCATCCAGGGCCAGGCCCTCCGTCAGACCATGGATCCGGTGCGCCAGGCCATGGACCAGTATGAGACAAGGCTCCGGGCCATGGAAGCATCCAGAGAACGGACCAATGGGGCTGTGTTTGAACAACTGGCCCAGATGGGACGGGTCCAGCATCAGCTGCACCTGGAAACCGGGAATCTGGTCAAGGCCCTGCGTCTGCCCCATGTCCGGGGCCGATGGGGGGAGATCACTCTGAGAAAAGTGGCGGAGCTGGCCGGCATGGCCCGGTATTGCGACTTTCAGGAGCAGCCCGTCAAAGGTGCGGGAAAGGGGGCGTTGCGGCCGGACATGGTGGTGACTCTGCCGTCGAACCGCCGGATCGTGGTGGATGCCAAAGTGCCGCTCATGGCGTATCTGGATGCGCTGGAAGCGGATAATGAAGAGGAAAAACAGGCCCGCATGGCCGATCATGCCCGCCAGGTGGCGGTCCATATCAATCAGCTGGCATCCAAAAATTATGCGGCGGCGTTTTCGCCGTCCCCGGAATTTGTGGTGCTGTTTATTCCGGGAGAGAATTTTTTTTCCGCCGCGTTGAGTCAGCAGCCCACCCTGATTGAGCAGGGGGTGGAAAAAGGCGTGATCCTGGCCACCCCCACCACATTGATCGCTTTATTGAAATCCGTGTCCTATGCCTGGCAGCAGAAAGAAGGGATTGAAAATGCCGAAAAGATCCGCACGGCCGGAATGACGTTGTATCGTCGCCTGTGTGCCATGGCAGAAAGCATGAACCGTCTGGGAAAAGATATTGATACCTGTGCGGCAAGTTTCAATCGGGCCGTGAACGTCATGGAAAAAAAGGTCATGCTCCCGGCCCGGGAACTGGAATGCCTGGGGGTGGCTTCCCGGAAAATGCCGGATATCTCATCCATTGACCCGCCGGATACGGGCACACGGGTGTTCAAAGAAAGGTCTGATCGTGAAAAATAA
- a CDS encoding molybdenum cofactor biosynthesis protein MoaE, translating into MVEKDRKDSPVTLAQMVADIKAHPEFAKAGMILAHNGVVRETARDGRAVTGLEIEVDHARLEQILTKERARPGILDIQVHIRENKLLKVGDDVMFLVVAGNIRENVIAALTDTLNQIKADVTRKTQFFQQ; encoded by the coding sequence ATGGTGGAAAAAGATAGAAAAGACAGTCCCGTGACCCTGGCGCAGATGGTGGCAGATATCAAGGCCCATCCGGAATTTGCAAAAGCCGGAATGATTCTGGCCCATAACGGGGTGGTGCGGGAAACCGCCAGAGACGGCCGGGCCGTGACCGGGCTTGAGATTGAAGTGGATCATGCCCGGCTCGAACAGATCCTGACAAAGGAACGGGCCCGTCCCGGCATCCTGGATATCCAGGTGCACATCCGGGAAAACAAACTTCTCAAAGTGGGGGATGATGTGATGTTTCTGGTGGTGGCCGGCAATATCCGGGAAAATGTGATCGCCGCCCTGACCGACACCCTCAACCAGATCAAGGCGGATGTGACCCGGAAAACACAATTTTTTCAACAATGA
- the mltA gene encoding murein transglycosylase A: protein MAALLITLAGCGVFTDKEQVEVRKPALEKLTQARYPDFFDSLDFSGFQTALNQSLVYYNRLPGDRIIEFGPDQYTVRHMAESLKTLQAFLETRPPATAVNRFIRERFHVYASTANDKDQVLFTGYFEPTYSGSLYPDERFQYPLYPVPQDLVEIDLANFSDRYQGHDRLRGRVKKNQVVPYFSRKQINQMTDFHLQAPPVAWLENRVDRFFLEIQGSGRIQTPENKIVRIRYAGTNGNAYRSIGRYLIANQEIEKEQMSMQAIRQWLEANPHRVEEVLSYNDSFVFFNIASGGPFGNINVTLTPLRAMATDYRIFPKGALCFIETRLPKMASSGLTQGEVKGSPESWPPVSLFVMNQDTGGAIRGPARADLFCGSDEYARFTAGHMNVRGNMYFLVMKKQGEKATL from the coding sequence TTGGCTGCCTTGCTGATAACCCTGGCCGGATGCGGGGTATTCACAGACAAAGAGCAGGTCGAGGTCCGAAAACCGGCCCTGGAAAAGCTGACACAAGCCCGGTACCCTGATTTTTTTGACAGCCTTGATTTTTCAGGATTTCAAACGGCGTTGAATCAGAGCCTGGTTTATTACAACCGATTGCCGGGTGACCGAATCATTGAATTCGGCCCGGATCAGTACACGGTCAGGCATATGGCGGAATCTTTGAAAACCCTTCAGGCGTTTCTGGAGACCCGTCCGCCGGCAACGGCCGTGAACCGGTTCATCCGGGAGCGGTTTCATGTCTATGCCAGCACAGCCAATGACAAGGATCAGGTATTGTTTACCGGATATTTCGAGCCCACCTACAGCGGCAGTCTGTATCCGGATGAACGGTTTCAATATCCGCTGTATCCGGTTCCCCAAGACCTGGTGGAAATTGATCTGGCCAATTTTTCCGACCGGTATCAGGGACATGACCGGCTCAGAGGACGGGTCAAAAAAAATCAGGTGGTGCCGTATTTTTCCAGAAAACAGATCAACCAGATGACGGATTTTCATTTACAGGCCCCGCCCGTGGCCTGGCTGGAAAACCGGGTGGACCGGTTTTTTCTGGAGATTCAGGGATCCGGCCGGATCCAGACCCCGGAAAACAAGATCGTGCGGATCCGGTATGCCGGCACCAACGGCAATGCGTACCGTTCCATCGGCCGGTATCTGATCGCCAACCAGGAGATTGAAAAAGAACAGATGTCCATGCAGGCCATCCGGCAATGGTTGGAAGCCAACCCCCATCGCGTGGAAGAAGTGCTCAGTTACAATGACAGTTTTGTTTTTTTCAATATCGCCTCCGGCGGGCCTTTCGGCAATATCAATGTGACTTTGACCCCGTTGCGGGCCATGGCCACGGATTATCGGATATTTCCCAAAGGGGCGCTCTGCTTTATCGAAACCCGGCTGCCAAAAATGGCTTCCAGCGGTTTGACCCAAGGGGAGGTTAAAGGGAGTCCGGAATCCTGGCCGCCTGTTTCCCTGTTTGTCATGAATCAGGATACGGGCGGGGCGATCCGGGGTCCGGCCCGGGCCGATCTGTTCTGCGGCAGTGATGAATATGCCCGGTTCACGGCCGGTCATATGAATGTGAGAGGAAACATGTATTTTCTGGTGATGAAAAAACAGGGTGAAAAAGCAACCCTGTAA